The segment GGTCACGGCGATCGGCAGACACGCCCCGATGACCTGAACGCCCTGCATCCACGTCAACTGCTTGACGCCGCCTTCCCCGAAGAGGTTCATGTTCAGCAGCACGAGGAAGCCGGCGAGGAAGCCGTAAAACCCTTGCGTACCGGGCAGCACGACCATGATGAAGTTCAAGCCGTATCGTTCGGGCTTGTCCGTCAAAACGCCGGCCGCACTGCGACCGGCCGTGCCGATCCCGACGGCCGAACCCGCTCCGGCCAGAAACACCGCCATCGCCGCACCAATCAGAGCCAAACCGTTGCCTAAACCTTCCATATACCTGCCTTTCCTAAGTTGCTGGTCCGCATCCCGTACACAGCGTTCTATTGCCTCATGGTTGCTGCGAGCGACCCGGCTCGTCGTCGCCGGTCACGAGCACATACCTGTTTGCCATCTGCAACGGGCGGAAGTCCCGGCCGCCGCCTTGAAGGAATTTCGGGAAGAACTCCACGTATTGCAGCCGGAGCGTGTGGACGAACGCCCCCAAC is part of the Anaerobaca lacustris genome and harbors:
- a CDS encoding V-type ATP synthase subunit K, which codes for MEGLGNGLALIGAAMAVFLAGAGSAVGIGTAGRSAAGVLTDKPERYGLNFIMVVLPGTQGFYGFLAGFLVLLNMNLFGEGGVKQLTWMQGVQVIGACLPIAVTGLISAIHQGRVCAGGILMAAKRPEMAFKAGVVYAVLVEVYAVLGLLITMFAILLGGIFPA